Within the Novosphingobium pentaromativorans US6-1 genome, the region GGTGCGGCTTGCCGACGTCAGCATGAAGCCCTGGTGCTTCGTCAATCTCGGCGGGATGAAACTCGATCCCGGCTTCGACATCGGGTTCAAGTCGATGGCGGGACCTTCGGCCGTGGGCGGCGCGACGCAGTACAATTCGCAGTGGCATGTCCACTGGTATGCCTATCCGCTGATCTACTGGATGGAAATCGTTGCCGACTTCCTGTGCCTCGAGCAGGGCTCGGTCGACATTCTCTACATCACCGAGATCGATCCGCTCTGGCAGGACAGCGAACTTACCGCGATCATCAATCCCGAAGCGGTTCTCTTCGCCAATCCGCTCGCGCTTGCAGCCTGTGCGGCTGACTGCGTAGCTGCGACGGCAAAGCTCCCGACCGACGAACTCTTCTGGTGCGCGGGATGCCAGGGCAGCATGTATCCTCTGAATGGCAATGTCTCGGCGACGATCGGGCATGTCCAGGCATCGCGGCTCGCCCTCGCGCGCTTCTCCTACAAGCTCCACCGCGAACTCGTTGCCTGGGGCACGATGGGAAGCAAGGGGCTTTGCGGCAAGTATCTGATGCCGGTGATGAGGAAGCAGCAATACCGCTTCCAGGCCACCAATCCCAATCCGCAGACCAAGGGCCGCTACGCCTGCGCGCCCATTGGCGCCTCCACCACCTTCATGTCGGCAGGTCAGGTCTATCCCGCCATCGGCGAGGACATGGGCTATCTGGTCTGGCGCAAACGGAACTGCTGCGCGTGAGCGCCGTGACGGCGCAGAAAGGAAATATGTATGTAATACAACAACATATCCTTTCATCGTCTTGCTGACGAATGACCGGTGGCTGCGATGCCACCCCACCCGGCGGAAGGAGTCGGGGCGGAAGGGGGTCTCCAAGGTTTGCCGCGTTCCGGCGGTCGGCCTCAGAGCAGGAGACCTGAACTGTACCGGATGCGGCCCGTCAGCCGCAGGCCGGGCTACCACAGGATCTATGGTGAGATACAAGCGAATGACGTGTCTGAAGCCTCTTTATTTACAGTTGAACTCCCGATCACCTGACGGGGTGGGGAAATCGCGGTGTGAACCGGTTGGCGTGTTGCGCTGCCTTCTGGTGGGTGCTCGCAGAGCACTCGTGTGCGGGTCGTCCTTTCTTGTCCGCACGCCCGAGCCGCAAGGGGTTAAGCGTCGCACCTACGGGTCCAAGGTTGATCGTCGGAACACGGGAACCATCATCGCCCGCCTGCTTCGGAGCAGGCTATCCGCGGAGACCGGGGATGGGCGCTGGTGGGGCGGAGCCTGCGTAGTAGTCCGAGGGCGGGAAAGCCGTCCACATGGCGAAGGCAGGCAGGAAGCCGGTGGGCTGTCATGACGGAGGAACTACCAGTGGACTCTGGTAATCAGGCCGCACAGGTCTGGCTCCTCGGCGTTCAGCGAAAGCTCTACCAGTGGAGTCGGGAACACCCCGAAGAACCATACTGCGACTTGTGGAATTGGGTAACCGATCCCCGCAATCTGCAGATGGCCTGGAAAACGATTGCCGGTAATCGCGGCAAGCGCACTCCGGGAGTCGACGGGGAGACCGTAGCGAGAATTGCATCCGGTATTGGTGCCATGGAATTTCTGCGGAAGCTTCGCGAGGAGCTTCGGTCGGGCGGCTACCGCCCGTCCCCTGCACGCAGGAAATGGATCGCCAAGCCGGGCAAACCGGGGAAGTTCCGACCCCTCGGTATCCCTACAGTCAAGGATCGCGTGGTGCAGTGCGCGGTCAAGCAAGTACTGGAGCCGATCTTCGAGGCCCGGTTCTGGCCAGTCTCTTACGGGTTCCGGCCCGGACGGGGCAGTCAGGCCTGCCTTGAACATATCCGTGTGACCATCCAGTCGCGGGGCAGACCTGCGGCTGACGGTCGCCGACACAAAGCGCCGTACCAATGGGTAATCGAAGGCGACATTGAGGGCTGCTTCGACAATATCGGACATCACCCGCTGATGGAACGCGTGCGCCACGGCGTCGCGGACCGCAAGGTGAACCGGTTGCTCGTGCAGTTCCTCAAGGCCGGGGTTCTCGAGGATGTTTCGTACAGCCCGACAGACACCGGCACGCCGCAAGGTGGAGTGCTCTCACCGCTGCTGGCCAACATCGCGCTTGGCGTGATCGAGGAACGGTATCGGGACTGGGTAAAACGCCCCGAGGACCCACAGCTGAAATCCGATGGGATAAGGCTGGCGGCAATCAGGCGCGACAAGGATCGCAAGGCCGGGCGACCGGTCTTCTATCCCGTCCGCTATGCCGATGACTTCCTGATCTTCGTGTCGGGAACGGAAGCTGACGCTCTTGCCGAAAAGCAGGCGCTGGCAACCTACCTGCACGAAGCGATGGGTCTGACGCTCTCGCCCGAGAAGACGCGCATCACCGCGCTGACCGAGGGCTGTCGATTCCTTGGATGCCGCGTGAGGCTCAAATGGGACAAGCGGTTCGGGCTGCACGCCCGCATCGAAATCCCGCGCGAGCCGATCAACGGATTCAGGATACGGTAAATCAACTGGCCCGACGGCAGACGCTTCGGCGTTCGCTCAAGGCCATGCTTCAGGAACTCAATCCATACCTTCGCGGGTGGTCTGCCTACTACCGCTACTGCGTGGGGGCGAAGTCGATCTTCGCCAGTCTCGACTGGCATGTGCGGCAACGTCTCTGGCTGTGGCTGCGGGCCAAGCACAAACGTGTCCCCGGGAGGAAAATCGCATCGTGGCGCAGGCCGGGCATCGCCCATCCGGGCAGCAAGGTCTGGGCTGAAGGCAGCACGGAGCAATTCTTGATGAGCTACGTGCCAGTTCGGAGGTTCGATCTCAAATGGATGAAGAAACCCGAGTACGCCAAGGCTTCTGGAGAGCCGGATGCACAACGAAAGGTGCACGTCCGGTTCGGAGAGAAGGCGTGGGAAACTGGGCGTGGAGACACGCCGCAGCGCCCACGTCTTACTCTACTATGAAAATACTCCCTCATCTCCTTGTAATTGCGTCTATCACTTGCGCCGCCGCCATGGCGGGAGCCGCAGCGCAGACGAGCGAGCCAGAGCTCGATCTCGAAGCGATACGCGCCCGCGCCAAGGTCGAGGCGAGCGAAGTCGATGCGCTTGCCGCCAGTGCCCGCGCGCGCGCCGAAGCGGTCCTTAGCCAAGCCAATGCCAGCGCCGCCGAAGCCCAGGCGCACGGCAAGCGCTACACCGAGCAGGCGGCAAGAACCGCGCGGCCAGAAAGCGAGGACGTCTTCGACTTCGACAAGATGGTGGCCGACGCGGGCACCATGGCCAGCGAGGGCTTGGGTGAAGCACCCCGCTTCATCGCCTTCGCTTCGCTCTCGATGCCGCCGGCGGCCTTGCGCACCATGGCGGACGACGTCGCCCGTGCAGGCGGTGTGGTCGTGCTTCGCGGGCTGCCAGGAGGCAGCGCCAAGACCCTGACTGCGGCGCTCGCGAGAGTCGCAGCGGACGGCGGCAAGCTCGACGCGGTCGGCATCGATCCGCGCCTGTTTCGCGCCTTCGGGATCGAGGCGGTCCCCACCTATGTGGTGAGCAGCAGCGATTTCGATCTCTGCGATGGCTTCGAGTGCCGGACCCAGGTTCCGCCCCACGACCGGATGAGCGGCAATGTCAGCGTGTCCTATGCGCTCGAAACCTTCGCGCAAGGCGGTGGTCCCGGCGCCCTCCTCGCCTCCCAGCATCTTGCCCGCCTGCAACGGAGTGACCCATGAAGCGGCTTCTCCTTCCCCTTCTCTATCTCGCCTGCGCCTGTCTGCCGGCAAGCGTCTCGGCCCAAACCACGAGCGATGCCGCCAAGGCAGACGGCAAGGCGTTCGGGCGCGATCAGGCGGCCGCTGCGCAGAGCGCGGCGACGACCGACCCGGATGCAAACCGCGTTCCCAATTTCGGGGGAGTGCCGAACCAGTCGGGCTATTTCGACGATCCCGACCGGATGGCGCGTGAAGCCGCGAGCCAGGCAACGGCGAACACCGGCTACCGGACCATGCGCGATTCGATGGATCGCCGTGCGCAGTTCGCGCCCCAGGACCTCGACGCGGTTGTCGCGCGCAGCAATGTCATCAACGACGATCCGCTCTCCTACACGAGCGGCATGAGCATCAGCGGGAGCCAGGGCCGCTGCGTCCCCCTGCCTCCGGGAACCGGCACCGCAGCGCGCTACATGGCGACCTGCAATGTCGGCTATACCGCAACCCAAGAGACCAGATCCTGCCCGGTGACGCTGAATGCCACGATCGAGCAGCGGCAGGTCTATGGCTACTACTGCGTCGGCGGGAGCGGCGTCGATCCGGCGTCGATCTACAATTGCAATCGCTACCCGGCGCCGCAGTGCACGGTCACGCAGTCCTATCCGATCAATCTGTGCGATCCCTATCTCGGCATCTACTGGGGCTGCAACTCGGGCGACCTGCGCGTCGATCTCGTGAGCTGCACCGCGCCGATCGATGGCGCGACGCCCTACACCGTGACCGGCGAGAACGTCGTCACGACGAGCCGCGATGAAAGCCAGTGCGCGAGCCTTGCTGCGGACAATTCATGCCAGCAGGACACCGAGACCTGCACCGACAGCGATCCCGTCACCCGGATCGTCGATGGCATCGCGGTCACCCAGCCCTGCTGGGCATGGTCAAGCAGCTATACCTGCGCCGAACTTACGCAAGCCCAGGACTGCCAGACGCTGGAAAGCACGCCCGGCTGCTCGCTGGTGCGCGAAGACTGCCTTTCGGGTGAGCCCTGTCGGACCTGGGAGCGGGTCTATGATTGCCCGGTCCCGGACCAGCCTGCCGATACCAGCCAGTTCATCTGCGACGGCGACGTCTATTGCATCGATGGCTCGTGTGAGACGATCGAGCGCGAGGCCAATGACGAGTTCAAGGACGCGGTTGTCGCGCTCAACGCGATGGATCAGGCACGGCGCGAGTTCGATCCCGACACGCTCACCCTGTTTAAGGGCACGCGCAATAGCTGCTCGTCCAAGGTCTTCGGCGTGCTCAATTGCTGCAAGGGCAAGGGTTTCCCGCTCATTCCGGGTATCCAGCTGCTTGTCGCTCTCGGCTGCAGCCGCGAGGAAATGCTGCTTCACCAGCGCGATGCGCAAGGTCTGTGCGCTTATGTCGGGACCTATTGCTCGGACAGCTTCCTGGGCGTCTGCCTCACCAAGAAGAAGGTCTATTGCTGCTTTGAATCCAAGCTCTCGCGGATCCTGCAGGAGCAGGGCCGCCAGCAGCTGAACAAGCCCTGGGGCAAGCCCAAGACCGAGCAGTGCCTTGGCTTTACCATCGACGAGTTTTCGCGGCTCGATCTCTCGAAGATGGATTTTAGCGAGGTCTACGCCGAATTCACCGACGCCGCGCGCCTGCCCGACGAGCTCCAGGCCGCCACCGAAATCCAGCAGAAAATCGAGGACTATTATGCCCGCGCCAGCCAATAAGGCCGCCCGGCGGCTGCTTGCCGCCTTCCTCTCGCTCACCGCTGTTGCGCCCGCGCTCAGTGCTCCGGCACGCGGGCAGGAACCGCCGCTGGTCACGACCAGCGACAGCCAGGACAGCTTCTACTGCGAGGAGCGACGCCTTGGTTACTGGTTCTATTGCACCAGGCCCAAGCCGCCCGAAGGGCAGGAGGAGACATCCGAGCCTGCTCCGAGTGCGACGAGCCAGCTCGATGCCATCACCGCAAATCTGCGCGAACTGAAAGCCAAGGCGATCCTTGAGCCGACGCCGGCCAATGTGACGGCCTATATCCGCTTCCAGCGCGCCCAGCTCGACCGGGCATCGCTATTCAGCGATGTCTGGCAGCGGGCGATCTGGCAGGATCCTGATCTCGACTACACGCTCCAGCGGCCAGTCTCGACGCTTGGCAAGCGCCAGTGGCAGGACTCGCGCAATGCCGAACGCAATGCGGTGATGGCGCAGATCTCTGAACGCTACGGGCTGTTCTACTTCTTCGCCCAGAGCTGCGGCGCCTGCGAAGTCATGTCGCCGATCGTCCAGAGCGTCGCTTCGACCTGGCACATCGCGGTGCGCGCGATTTCGACCGACGGCGGCCCCTCACGCCATTTCCCGAATTACACGGTCGAGACCAATCAGCGCAGCCGCATGGGGCTCGAGCCCAAGGTCACGCCGGCGGTGGTGCTCTGGGATGCCGCCAAGGGCCAGCCCATCCCGATCGGCTACGGCGTGATGAGTGCCGACGAGCTTCAGGACCGCATTTACCTCCTCACATCGAAGGAAGCCGGACGTGACTACTAGGATGAAACGTGCCGTCGCCGCGATCCTCGCGGCCACCCTACCCCTTACGAGTGCATCGGCCGATGTCGGCAGTTCGATGGATTCGTTCCTCAATGATGTTGGCGGCGCCGCCAACGTCAACGGGCCAACCGCGTTCGAGGGTCAGTCGGCAGGCTATTACAGCCTCGGCAACGTCTGGACGCGCTTCCCGCAGAAGACGACCAACATCGCCAATCTGCAATTGCCGCGCGCCCGTGCGGGCTGCGGCGGAATCGACATCTTCGCCGGATCCTTCAGCTTCATCAACGCGAGCGAGATCGTCGCGATGCTGAAGGCTGTCGCCAACAATGCGGTCGGCTTTGCTTTCAGCCTGGCGATCGACACAGTTTGCCCGGAATGCTCGAAGATCATGCAGGAGTTCAGCCAGAAGGCTCAGCTCATGAACAACCTCAACATTAACTCCTGCGAAATGGCGCAGGGGCTGGTGGGCGGCATCTGGCCCAAGGGCGATCTGGCCGACAAGGCCATCTGCGAAGCGATCGGCAATTCGGAAGGCATCTTCACCGACTATGCAGCCGCCAAGCACGGGTGCGGCACCAAGGGCCAGCGGTCGAGCACGACGGCGCAGGGTTCGGGCAAATATGACGACGTCAATCCCGCCGTGGCGAGAAACTACACCTGGACGATCCTCAAGAAGTCCGCGTTCTTCTCGCCGAATGGCACCTTCGACGAGGAACTCGCCGAATATGCAATGACGCTGCTCGGCACGATCATCTATGTCCCGCCCAGGGATGATGAGCCGGGCAAGTTCGTGCCGATCGTCGGGGAAGCGTCCTCGACGCTGGTCACTTCTCTGCTCGATGGGACGAGCAACGGGAACGTCCTGATCTTCGACTGCGACGAGCCGGACAAGTGCCTTGATCCAGGCTTCAAGTCGCTCAGCCTTCCCGCGTCCAAGGCGCTGCGCCCGCGCGTTGCGGCCCTGATTGCCGGCATGATCCAGGCGATCCATGAGGATACCGCGATCACCGATGCACAGAAAGAGCTGCTCCAGGTCGCTTCGATCCCGCTCTACAAGATCCTGACGGTCCAGGCGGCCTATGGCCGCGGCATGCCGACCGACGATCGCGAGACACTGGCGGAGATCGCGAGCGTCGATCTTCTCTTCGCCGTCCTCGACCGGATCGTCAGCGAAGCGGGCCGCTCGATGTCGAGCTTCATCGGCGCGGACGAGGCCAAGATCGCGATGTGGCAGGGCCAGGTGAATGTCGTCAGGCAGGCACTCGCCGACAGGCAGGCGAACACGCATTTGAAGGTCAATGCCATCATGCAGATCATCGAGAAAACCGCGTTCATCGAGAACGTGCTCGCCGCCTCGATGTCGCCGGGCATGGCCGCCTCGCTCGACTGGTCGCGCGGTGTGCAGTCGCGCGCCCTTACCCACTGATCCCTTTCATCGCGCCGAAAGCGGCGGGAGCCCAGCATCATGGTCGAGATTTTCACAGTTGGCGGCGGCGACTACCTGGTCAATGTCTTTCAGGCGGTCGCCGCCTGGACGGGCAGTGGGGGCTACAAGAGCCTCCTGCAGGTCGTCATGGTCATGGGGCTTGGCCTCTCCGCCATTACGCTGGCGTTCAATCAGGACTGGCGGGCCTGGATCAACTGGTTCCTGGGCGCGACGCTGATCTATTCCTGCCTGATGGTGCCGCGGCTCGACGTCCATGTGACCGACCGGCTTAACCCCAGTCTCGCTCCCGCCAATGTCAGCAATGTGCCGCTGGGGCTTGCACTGATGGCGAGCTTCACGAGCCAGGTCGGCGACTACCTGACTGGCTCGGCCGAGGTGGTGTTCGGGCTGCCGGGCGATCTCAACTACTCGAAGAATGGCATGATCTATGGCGCACGGCTCTACGATGCCACGCGCTCCTTGCGCATTTCCGACCCGGAATTTGCGGCCAATCTCGACGAGCACTTCCGGCAATGCGTCTTCTACGACGTGCTGCTTGGCCGCTATTCGATGAAGGAGCTCGCCGAGACCAGCGACATCTGGACGACCATTGCGCCCGGCAGTCAGGCGCGGGCCCAGCGCTTCCTGACCCGCGACACCGGGACCGGTCAGGTGACATCCAATATCATCACCTGCCGCGAAGCCTATGATGCGCTGAACGCGCAGTGGGCCGGTTTGATCGACGGCATGGGGACGGTCTTCGGACGCCAGCTCTATCCCAACCAGACCGCCGCCCTCGCCAAGGCCAAGCTTTTTGCTGACCTGCCGGTGGCTTACCAGTACCTCACCGGGGTCTCGGCCAATGCGACCGAGATCTTCAAGCAGACGCTGACGATCAACGCGATGAGCCAGGCCATGCATTCAATGGCGGCCACGAGCGGCGCGGGCAACATCGACGTCTACGCCCAGACGCGCGCCGATATCCAGACCGAGCGGACCTATGGCTCGATTGCCAGCAACGCGATGAAATGGGTACCGCTCTTGAATGTTGTGCTGACCGTGCTGTTCTACGCCCTGTTTCCGGTCCTCTTCCCGCTGTTCCTGCTGCCCAAGACCGGGCCGCTGGCACTCAAGGGCTATGTGACAGGCTTCTTCTACCTGGCGGCCTGGGGACCACTGTTCGTAATCCTGCACATGATGCTGATGTACAAGGGGGCCTCGGACATGAGCGCGGTTGCTGGAAGCAATGGCCTGAGCCTCGCGAGCTTCACCGGCATGGCCGATGTGAACAGCGATATCGGGCTGCTCGCAGGCTATCTCATCGCCTCGGTGCCGTTTCTGGCCGGCGGCGTGGCCAAGGGCGCCATGGCGATTTCGCACCATGCGACAAGCTATCTCAATCCGAGCCAGAACGCTGCCGAGGAAGCGGCGCGCGAGGCAAGCACAGGCAACGTCTCGCTGGGCAATACGAGCTTTGAGAATTCGAGCGTTCTGACGCGTCAGTTCGCACAAGGGACAATCGCACCAAGCTTCACCTATGGCGCGGCGCAGACCCGCACGTTCAGCGATACGGGCTCGATGACGACGAGTTTCCCCGAAGCCAGCTATGACCAGCTTCCGAACTCGAGCTATCCCTTCACGCCCAGCCTCGGACAGGAGTTCACCTCGCGCCTGTCGACGATGGCATCGCAAGCCCGCTCAAACAGCGAGAGCTATGCGAACATTGCGACGGAATCGACCACCAGCGCGGTCACGAAGTTCCGGGAGCTGCGCAGCCAATTCAGCCGCGGATCGGCTTTCGAGAGCACAACCGGCACATCCAACTCCGACAGCATCCAGACCGCCTTCAACGAGGTCGACCAGGCATCGACAAACCTCCAGCGTCAGTTCGGCCTGTCGCGAAGGGCTGCTGACGACATTTCGACCGCTTGGTTCCTTGGGGGCGAAGCTGGCGCAAATGCTGGCGTTACTAATGGTGTTCTTTCGGCAAACGTAGGAGCGAAAGCTGGCGGTACCCGCACATGGACCGACAGCGATATCGGCATCGCTTCCGAGGACCGCTCACGCATCTTCGGCAGCCTCGCACAGATGTCGGACAGCCGGAACTGGTCGAGC harbors:
- the traU gene encoding conjugal transfer pilus assembly protein TraU, producing the protein MSRKNRVLTWICCALLACSLSLAAASPAQASAGPGRCTGKFVNPITDICWSCLFPISVGGLKIWPSSRPDTSNPTLPVCLCGLRPGIAMGFWEPVRLADVSMKPWCFVNLGGMKLDPGFDIGFKSMAGPSAVGGATQYNSQWHVHWYAYPLIYWMEIVADFLCLEQGSVDILYITEIDPLWQDSELTAIINPEAVLFANPLALAACAADCVAATAKLPTDELFWCAGCQGSMYPLNGNVSATIGHVQASRLALARFSYKLHRELVAWGTMGSKGLCGKYLMPVMRKQQYRFQATNPNPQTKGRYACAPIGASTTFMSAGQVYPAIGEDMGYLVWRKRNCCA
- a CDS encoding reverse transcriptase domain-containing protein; translated protein: MDSGNQAAQVWLLGVQRKLYQWSREHPEEPYCDLWNWVTDPRNLQMAWKTIAGNRGKRTPGVDGETVARIASGIGAMEFLRKLREELRSGGYRPSPARRKWIAKPGKPGKFRPLGIPTVKDRVVQCAVKQVLEPIFEARFWPVSYGFRPGRGSQACLEHIRVTIQSRGRPAADGRRHKAPYQWVIEGDIEGCFDNIGHHPLMERVRHGVADRKVNRLLVQFLKAGVLEDVSYSPTDTGTPQGGVLSPLLANIALGVIEERYRDWVKRPEDPQLKSDGIRLAAIRRDKDRKAGRPVFYPVRYADDFLIFVSGTEADALAEKQALATYLHEAMGLTLSPEKTRITALTEGCRFLGCRVRLKWDKRFGLHARIEIPREPINGFRIR
- a CDS encoding group II intron maturase-specific domain-containing protein → MGQAVRAARPHRNPARADQRIQDTVNQLARRQTLRRSLKAMLQELNPYLRGWSAYYRYCVGAKSIFASLDWHVRQRLWLWLRAKHKRVPGRKIASWRRPGIAHPGSKVWAEGSTEQFLMSYVPVRRFDLKWMKKPEYAKASGEPDAQRKVHVRFGEKAWETGRGDTPQRPRLTLL
- the trbC gene encoding type-F conjugative transfer system pilin assembly protein TrbC — encoded protein: MAGAAAQTSEPELDLEAIRARAKVEASEVDALAASARARAEAVLSQANASAAEAQAHGKRYTEQAARTARPESEDVFDFDKMVADAGTMASEGLGEAPRFIAFASLSMPPAALRTMADDVARAGGVVVLRGLPGGSAKTLTAALARVAADGGKLDAVGIDPRLFRAFGIEAVPTYVVSSSDFDLCDGFECRTQVPPHDRMSGNVSVSYALETFAQGGGPGALLASQHLARLQRSDP
- a CDS encoding conjugal transfer protein TraN yields the protein MKRLLLPLLYLACACLPASVSAQTTSDAAKADGKAFGRDQAAAAQSAATTDPDANRVPNFGGVPNQSGYFDDPDRMAREAASQATANTGYRTMRDSMDRRAQFAPQDLDAVVARSNVINDDPLSYTSGMSISGSQGRCVPLPPGTGTAARYMATCNVGYTATQETRSCPVTLNATIEQRQVYGYYCVGGSGVDPASIYNCNRYPAPQCTVTQSYPINLCDPYLGIYWGCNSGDLRVDLVSCTAPIDGATPYTVTGENVVTTSRDESQCASLAADNSCQQDTETCTDSDPVTRIVDGIAVTQPCWAWSSSYTCAELTQAQDCQTLESTPGCSLVREDCLSGEPCRTWERVYDCPVPDQPADTSQFICDGDVYCIDGSCETIEREANDEFKDAVVALNAMDQARREFDPDTLTLFKGTRNSCSSKVFGVLNCCKGKGFPLIPGIQLLVALGCSREEMLLHQRDAQGLCAYVGTYCSDSFLGVCLTKKKVYCCFESKLSRILQEQGRQQLNKPWGKPKTEQCLGFTIDEFSRLDLSKMDFSEVYAEFTDAARLPDELQAATEIQQKIEDYYARASQ
- a CDS encoding conjugal transfer protein TraF, with protein sequence MPAPANKAARRLLAAFLSLTAVAPALSAPARGQEPPLVTTSDSQDSFYCEERRLGYWFYCTRPKPPEGQEETSEPAPSATSQLDAITANLRELKAKAILEPTPANVTAYIRFQRAQLDRASLFSDVWQRAIWQDPDLDYTLQRPVSTLGKRQWQDSRNAERNAVMAQISERYGLFYFFAQSCGACEVMSPIVQSVASTWHIAVRAISTDGGPSRHFPNYTVETNQRSRMGLEPKVTPAVVLWDAAKGQPIPIGYGVMSADELQDRIYLLTSKEAGRDY
- a CDS encoding conjugal transfer protein TraH — protein: MKRAVAAILAATLPLTSASADVGSSMDSFLNDVGGAANVNGPTAFEGQSAGYYSLGNVWTRFPQKTTNIANLQLPRARAGCGGIDIFAGSFSFINASEIVAMLKAVANNAVGFAFSLAIDTVCPECSKIMQEFSQKAQLMNNLNINSCEMAQGLVGGIWPKGDLADKAICEAIGNSEGIFTDYAAAKHGCGTKGQRSSTTAQGSGKYDDVNPAVARNYTWTILKKSAFFSPNGTFDEELAEYAMTLLGTIIYVPPRDDEPGKFVPIVGEASSTLVTSLLDGTSNGNVLIFDCDEPDKCLDPGFKSLSLPASKALRPRVAALIAGMIQAIHEDTAITDAQKELLQVASIPLYKILTVQAAYGRGMPTDDRETLAEIASVDLLFAVLDRIVSEAGRSMSSFIGADEAKIAMWQGQVNVVRQALADRQANTHLKVNAIMQIIEKTAFIENVLAASMSPGMAASLDWSRGVQSRALTH
- a CDS encoding conjugal transfer protein TraG N-terminal domain-containing protein is translated as MVEIFTVGGGDYLVNVFQAVAAWTGSGGYKSLLQVVMVMGLGLSAITLAFNQDWRAWINWFLGATLIYSCLMVPRLDVHVTDRLNPSLAPANVSNVPLGLALMASFTSQVGDYLTGSAEVVFGLPGDLNYSKNGMIYGARLYDATRSLRISDPEFAANLDEHFRQCVFYDVLLGRYSMKELAETSDIWTTIAPGSQARAQRFLTRDTGTGQVTSNIITCREAYDALNAQWAGLIDGMGTVFGRQLYPNQTAALAKAKLFADLPVAYQYLTGVSANATEIFKQTLTINAMSQAMHSMAATSGAGNIDVYAQTRADIQTERTYGSIASNAMKWVPLLNVVLTVLFYALFPVLFPLFLLPKTGPLALKGYVTGFFYLAAWGPLFVILHMMLMYKGASDMSAVAGSNGLSLASFTGMADVNSDIGLLAGYLIASVPFLAGGVAKGAMAISHHATSYLNPSQNAAEEAAREASTGNVSLGNTSFENSSVLTRQFAQGTIAPSFTYGAAQTRTFSDTGSMTTSFPEASYDQLPNSSYPFTPSLGQEFTSRLSTMASQARSNSESYANIATESTTSAVTKFRELRSQFSRGSAFESTTGTSNSDSIQTAFNEVDQASTNLQRQFGLSRRAADDISTAWFLGGEAGANAGVTNGVLSANVGAKAGGTRTWTDSDIGIASEDRSRIFGSLAQMSDSRNWSSTRDGFVRSVSTSSSSSISSTASGMNASLTEAQSYSREARRAEELANRLESQASFFEGNSAAGSLNLSQAYREWGLVEIERNRDFYGNVRFDDLTFQLSPEGQALQGKFIESYAEQLRDGIEDRLVLTSGQPISRPTVSGPGYVRSRAQIGGGSSGSVPQVNPGTIHDEVLRAQDAGRQRIRGPRGRLDAVTKGAQGASAESADEVKEW